A genomic window from Silene latifolia isolate original U9 population chromosome Y, ASM4854445v1, whole genome shotgun sequence includes:
- the LOC141633517 gene encoding photosystem I chlorophyll a/b-binding protein 5, chloroplastic-like, protein MAASASKCFLQRLPCNSTSTSFLLNDIYKSSYVCPSTPLRSTKRAVVQAQSRPTWLPGLDPPPYLDGSLAGDFGFDPLGLGEDPESLKWYVQAELVHARFAMAGIAGILFTDLLRTTGISKLPVWYEAGATKFDFASTRTLLIVQLILMGFVETKRYMDFVNPGSQAEGPFFGIEAAFKGLEPGYPGGPLLNPLGLAKDIKNAHDWKLKEIKNGRLAMVAMLGIFVQSFVTHATQLRILYKDLSVPWHKTIIQIISGSSS, encoded by the exons ATGGCTGCTTCTGCATCAAAATGCTTTCTTCAACGTCTGCCATGCAATTCTACTAGTACATCTTTTCTACTGAACGACATTTACAAGTCTTCGTATGTATGCCCATCAACACCACTCAGATCAACAAAGCGAGCCGTGGTTCAAGCGCAATCACGCCCAACTTGGCTTCCTGGACTAGACCCTCCTCCTTATCTTGATGGAAG TTTGGCTGGAGACTTTGGATTTGACCCGCTTGGGTTGGGAGAAGATCCGGAAAGCTTGAAATGGTATGTGCAAGCTGAATTGGTTCATGCCCGTTTCGCTATGGCTGGAATTGCTGGCATTCTATTTACAGAT TTGCTTCGTACGACTGGAATCAGCAAATTGCCAGTCTGGTATGAGGCAGGTGCAACAAAATTCGACTTTGCAAGCACAAGGACCCTCTTAATTGTTCAATTGATCTTGATGGG ATTTGTGGAAACTAAAAGGTACATGGACTTTGTTAATCCTGGCTCACAAGCAGAAGGTCCTTTCTTTGGGATTGAAGCAGCGTTTAAAGGGCTAGAACCAGG GTATCCTGGAGGTCCTTTGTTAAATCCACTTGGCCTTGCAAAAGATATAAAGAATGCTCATGACTGGAAGCTCAAAGAAATTAAAAATG GACGACTGGCAATGGTAGCGATGCTTGGAATCTTTGTGCAAAGCTTCGTAACTCATGCCACCCAATTGAGAATCTTGTACAAAGACCTCTCTGTTCCATGGCATAAAACTATAATTCAGATAATCTCCGGTTCCAGTTCTTGA
- the LOC141633518 gene encoding uncharacterized protein LOC141633518 isoform X1, whose product MAAAAMEGVAVTALRSVMNRVRQAAEKAGRDANRVRVVAVSKTKPISLIRQLYDAGHRSFGENYVKEFLDKAPQLPEDIEWHFIGHLQTNKVKSLLATVPQLAMVEGVDSAKLASHLDRAVSAIGRKPLKVLVQVNTSGETTKSGVEPPACLELVKHVKMGCPNLEFCGLMTIGMPDYTSTPENFKTLSSCRATVCKALGIAEDGCELSMGMSGDFEKAIEMGSTNVRIGSTIFGPREYPKRQ is encoded by the exons ATGGCAGCTGCAGCAATGGAGGGAGTAGCAGTTACAGCACTCCGGTCGGTAATGAACCGGGTCCGGCAAGCGGCGGAGAAAGCCGGTCGAGATGCGAATCGGGTTCGGGTTGTTGCGGTGTCGAAGACAAAGCCAATATCTCTCATTCGCCAACTCTACGACGCCGGCCACCGCTCCTTCGGTGAGAATTACGTCAAAGAATTTCTCGATAAAGCTCCTCAG CTGCCGGAGGATATAGAATGGCATTTCATAGGGCATTTGCAGACTAATAAAGTTAAATCTCTGTTGG CTACAGTGCCACAACTAGCCATGGTTGAGGGTGTAGATAGCGCAAAG CTAGCCAGCCATCTTGATCGTGCAGTGTCAGCCATTGGAAGAAAGCCCTTAAAGGTCTTGGTGCAAGTGAATACCAGTGGAGAAACAA CAAAGTCTGGAGTGGAACCACCAGCATGTCTAGAACTTGTGAAGCATGTCAAGATGGGGTGTCCCAATCTTGAGTTTTGTGGCCTCATGACAATAGGGATGCCCGATTATACGTCCACCCCAGAAAATTTCAAG ACACTTTCAAGTTGTCGAGCAACAGTATGCAAGGCACTTGGTATTGCTGAGGATGGTTGTGAACTGTCAATGGGAATGTCGGGTGACTTTGAGAAAGCG ATTGAGATGGGAAGTACTAATGTCAGAATCGGGTCTACCATATTCGGACCAAGGGAGTACCCGAAAAGACAGTAA
- the LOC141628966 gene encoding uncharacterized protein LOC141628966: MDGENLYEYWERFKQLLASCPYHGYTDHDLLLNFCGGLLEDDARMIKAATQGGIEYMSVQEANELIERLVGSSRNFGRRIKKSSGTFSSRQGSNHMEEKVDFLTNLVKELTKGGGSTSHVKFCGLCNDPTHPTDGCPSLQTEEAIEVVKAIGFRKFDPYSNTYNEGGSLPSHTIPPPNKEQAKAVSLRNDRELEEAPKAPKKTRPLPIVHEVEDVIEDEIEVVVEQGEASTPQHVRVNEPLPEYEPQAPLPSALNDTRIVDKKTSSLYDIFRASINVLPNYLYESLKLGPLKPTRTVISLADRSNIYPKGVVEDVLVKVGGMLFPADFYVIEMEPEKGSTPILLGRPFMRTSNTKIDVSSGRPTMEFEGEKIEYSIHEAMKYPSETSSLCFLEIFEPIVQTVYELCKVDPLNVVLTNGLVGEDEGGEQHQVGGGGL, translated from the exons ATGGATGGGGAGAACTTGTATGAATATTGGGAGAGGTTTAAACAACTTCTTGCTAGTTGTCCATACCATGGGTATACCGATCATGACCTTCTCTTGAACTTTTGTGGTGGTCTACTTGAGGATGATGCTAGAATGATTAAAGCCGCCACCCAAGGTGGAATTGAATACATGTCGGTCCAAGAAGCAAATGAGTTGATTGAAAGGTTGGTAGGAAGCTCTAGGAATTTTGGGAGGAGAATTAAGAAGTCAAGTGGAACATTCTCTTCAAGGCAAGGTTCCAACCATATGGAGGAGAAAGTTGACTTTCTCACTAATTTGGTGAAGGAACTTACAAAAGGTGGTGGGAGTACTtctcatgtgaaattttgtggtcTTTGTAATGACCCAACTCATCCCACCGATGGGTGTCCATCTTTGCAAACGGAGGAAGCAATTGAAGTGGTGAAGGCTATTGGTTTTAGGAAGTTTGACCCCTATTCTAACACTTACAATGAAG GAGGGAGTCTCCCTTCTCACACCATTCCTCCACCCAACAAGGAACAAGCAAAAGCGGTCTCTTTGAGGAATGACAGAGAGTTGGAAGAGGCACCCAAGGCTCCTAAGAAGACAAGACCACTTCCTATTGTTCATGAAGTGGAGGATGTGattgaagatgaaattgaagtggtagTGGAACAAGGGGAAGCATCTACACCTCAACACGTGAGGGTGAATGAACCGCTTCCGGAATATGAGCCACAAGCTCCATTACCAAGTGCTTTGAATGATACAAGGATAGTTGACAAGAAGACTTCAAGCCTTTATGATATCTTtc GTGCATCCATTAATGTCTTGCCCAATTACCTTTATGAGTCACTTAAGTTAGGACCTTTGAAACCAACTCGTACGGTCATTTCTTTGGCCGATAGGTCCAATATCTATCCTAAAGGGGTTGTGGAGGATGTCTTGGTGAAGGTGGGGGGAATGCTTTTCCCCGCCGACTTCTATGTGATTGAAATGGAACCCGAGAAAGGCTCCACTCCCattttgttgggaaggcctttcatgagaacttcTAACACCAAGATTGATGTATCTAGTGGACGCCCCACAATGGAATTTGAGGGGGAAAAGATTGAGTATAGCATACATGAGGCTATGAAGTACCCATCCGAGACTTCATCTTTgtgttttcttgaaatttttgagCCAATTGTGCAAACCGTGTATGAATTGTGCAAAGTTGATCCATTAAATGTTGTTTTGACTAATGGATTGGTTGGAGAGGATGAGGGAGGAGAGCAACATcaagtgggggggggggggctttGA
- the LOC141633518 gene encoding uncharacterized protein LOC141633518 isoform X2, with protein MAAAAMEGVAVTALRSVMNRVRQAAEKAGRDANRVRVVAVSKTKPISLIRQLYDAGHRSFGENYVKEFLDKAPQLPEDIEWHFIGHLQTNKVKSLLVPQLAMVEGVDSAKLASHLDRAVSAIGRKPLKVLVQVNTSGETTKSGVEPPACLELVKHVKMGCPNLEFCGLMTIGMPDYTSTPENFKTLSSCRATVCKALGIAEDGCELSMGMSGDFEKAIEMGSTNVRIGSTIFGPREYPKRQ; from the exons ATGGCAGCTGCAGCAATGGAGGGAGTAGCAGTTACAGCACTCCGGTCGGTAATGAACCGGGTCCGGCAAGCGGCGGAGAAAGCCGGTCGAGATGCGAATCGGGTTCGGGTTGTTGCGGTGTCGAAGACAAAGCCAATATCTCTCATTCGCCAACTCTACGACGCCGGCCACCGCTCCTTCGGTGAGAATTACGTCAAAGAATTTCTCGATAAAGCTCCTCAG CTGCCGGAGGATATAGAATGGCATTTCATAGGGCATTTGCAGACTAATAAAGTTAAATCTCTGTTGG TGCCACAACTAGCCATGGTTGAGGGTGTAGATAGCGCAAAG CTAGCCAGCCATCTTGATCGTGCAGTGTCAGCCATTGGAAGAAAGCCCTTAAAGGTCTTGGTGCAAGTGAATACCAGTGGAGAAACAA CAAAGTCTGGAGTGGAACCACCAGCATGTCTAGAACTTGTGAAGCATGTCAAGATGGGGTGTCCCAATCTTGAGTTTTGTGGCCTCATGACAATAGGGATGCCCGATTATACGTCCACCCCAGAAAATTTCAAG ACACTTTCAAGTTGTCGAGCAACAGTATGCAAGGCACTTGGTATTGCTGAGGATGGTTGTGAACTGTCAATGGGAATGTCGGGTGACTTTGAGAAAGCG ATTGAGATGGGAAGTACTAATGTCAGAATCGGGTCTACCATATTCGGACCAAGGGAGTACCCGAAAAGACAGTAA